One genomic segment of Cellulophaga sp. HaHaR_3_176 includes these proteins:
- a CDS encoding C40 family peptidase, translating to MNRKFIYLLSSFLIVSCGASKKKISSRNSDERKITVEARNTDTSKPINILEVKSEKSRSEDTKVDGIINSALAFSGTRYKYGGTTKKGMDCSGLLYVAFNDHDVSLPRVSYVMAEEGENIKIKNVDKGDLLFFKTSKKSKKINHVGLVVSVDDGEIKFIHSTSSRGVIVSSLKEGYWNYAFIKATRVL from the coding sequence ATGAATCGAAAATTTATTTACCTTCTTTCTTCTTTTTTAATTGTTAGCTGTGGAGCTTCAAAAAAAAAGATATCTTCTAGAAATAGCGATGAACGAAAAATTACCGTAGAGGCCCGTAATACAGATACAAGCAAACCTATAAATATTCTCGAAGTAAAGTCTGAGAAATCTCGTTCTGAAGACACTAAAGTAGATGGTATCATAAATTCTGCTCTGGCATTTTCAGGAACGCGATATAAATATGGAGGAACAACTAAAAAAGGAATGGATTGTTCTGGGCTTTTGTATGTGGCTTTTAACGACCATGATGTTTCTTTACCAAGAGTATCTTATGTGATGGCTGAAGAAGGCGAAAATATTAAAATAAAAAACGTTGATAAAGGAGACTTACTTTTTTTTAAAACCAGCAAAAAATCTAAAAAAATAAACCACGTTGGGCTCGTTGTTTCTGTTGATGATGGAGAGATAAAGTTTATACACTCCACTTCATCTAGAGGAGTTATTGTATCTTCACTAAAAGAAGGCTACTGGAATTATGCATTTATTAAAGCAACCAGAGTCTTATAA
- a CDS encoding S9 family peptidase gives MKKLTFLFLLVFSLTAITNAQKSKIKLEEIWGGTFRTERLDALKSLKNGTQYTVLNFDRATKTTSVDIYDYVSLEKVGTIVNSSNLKDVPYFSSYEFSIDESKVLLATEIESVFRHSTLGVFYIYDVKTKATIKISDNKIQEPTLSPDNSKVAYVFENNMYIFDIANKTTTKVTQDGVKNKIINGVTDWVYEEEFAFVRAFDWNSDGTKIAFLRFDETNVPEFSMDIYGQDLYQTQNVFKYPKAGEDNAIVSLHMLDVKSGAINNVNIEGAYYIPRIEWMNSKNTLSVQVLNRHQDNLKLYAVNAKKNSVSLLLEEKDAAYVDITDNLTFLEDDSFIWTSEKDGYNHIYLYNEDGELMNQITKGDWEVTNYYGYDQNEDKVYFQSTENGSINRDVYSIDTSGGSKKRLTSKDGQNNADFSADFTYFINTFSNAVTPPEYTLHTALTGEKVKEILNNEGLSKALESYEISAKEFSTISVNGNDLNMWMIKPANFDATKKYPLFMFQYSGPGSQSVSNTWMSANDYWYQLLASEGYIVACVDGRGTGFKGRDFKKVTQKELGKYEVEDQIAAAKQLSELAYVDDNRTGIWGWSYGGFMSTNCVLKGNDTFEMAIAVAPVTSWRFYDSIYTERYMQTPQENASGYDDNSPFNYPELLKGKYLLVHGTGDDNVHVQNSMRMVEALVQANKQFDWSIYPDKNHGIYGGNTRLHLYTKMTNFIKANL, from the coding sequence ATGAAAAAACTAACTTTTCTTTTCCTTTTGGTATTCAGTTTAACAGCTATTACTAACGCACAAAAAAGTAAGATTAAACTTGAAGAAATTTGGGGAGGAACATTCAGAACTGAACGATTAGATGCTTTAAAATCCTTAAAAAATGGAACTCAATATACGGTCTTAAATTTTGATAGAGCTACAAAAACCACTAGTGTAGATATATACGATTATGTAAGTCTTGAAAAAGTAGGAACTATCGTAAACTCTTCAAATTTAAAAGATGTACCATACTTTTCTTCATATGAATTTAGTATAGATGAAAGCAAAGTTTTATTAGCAACGGAGATTGAATCGGTATTTAGGCATTCAACTTTAGGTGTTTTTTATATTTATGATGTAAAAACGAAAGCAACAATTAAAATTTCAGATAATAAAATTCAAGAGCCAACGCTTTCTCCAGACAATAGTAAAGTTGCCTATGTATTTGAAAATAACATGTACATTTTTGACATAGCTAACAAAACAACTACTAAAGTAACTCAAGATGGAGTGAAAAATAAAATTATTAATGGTGTTACTGATTGGGTTTACGAAGAAGAGTTTGCATTTGTAAGAGCTTTTGATTGGAATTCAGATGGTACTAAAATTGCTTTTCTAAGATTTGATGAGACCAATGTTCCTGAATTTTCTATGGATATATATGGTCAAGATTTATACCAAACACAAAACGTTTTTAAATATCCAAAAGCTGGTGAAGATAATGCTATCGTATCATTACATATGTTAGATGTGAAGTCAGGAGCCATAAATAATGTAAATATCGAAGGTGCTTATTACATACCACGTATTGAGTGGATGAATAGTAAAAATACGCTAAGTGTTCAGGTTTTAAATAGACATCAAGATAATTTAAAACTATATGCTGTAAATGCAAAGAAAAATAGTGTGTCACTTCTTTTAGAAGAAAAAGATGCCGCTTATGTAGATATTACTGATAATTTAACTTTTCTAGAAGATGATAGCTTTATCTGGACAAGTGAAAAAGACGGGTATAACCATATTTATTTATATAATGAGGATGGTGAGTTGATGAATCAAATTACAAAAGGTGATTGGGAAGTAACGAATTATTATGGTTATGATCAAAATGAAGATAAAGTGTATTTCCAATCTACAGAAAATGGATCTATAAATAGAGATGTATATAGTATTGATACAAGTGGAGGTTCTAAAAAAAGATTAACATCTAAAGATGGTCAGAACAATGCGGATTTTAGTGCAGACTTTACTTATTTTATAAATACTTTTTCAAATGCAGTTACACCACCAGAATACACTTTGCATACTGCTTTGACAGGTGAAAAAGTAAAAGAAATACTTAATAATGAAGGTTTATCAAAAGCCTTAGAGTCATATGAAATTAGCGCTAAAGAATTTTCTACTATTTCTGTCAATGGAAATGATTTAAACATGTGGATGATTAAACCAGCTAATTTTGATGCAACTAAAAAATATCCATTATTTATGTTTCAATATAGTGGACCTGGTTCTCAGTCAGTTTCTAATACATGGATGTCGGCAAATGATTATTGGTATCAATTATTGGCATCAGAAGGTTATATTGTTGCTTGTGTTGATGGTCGAGGAACAGGGTTTAAAGGAAGAGATTTTAAAAAAGTTACTCAGAAAGAATTAGGTAAATACGAAGTTGAAGATCAAATAGCTGCAGCAAAACAGTTAAGTGAGCTAGCGTATGTAGATGATAATAGAACTGGTATTTGGGGTTGGAGTTATGGTGGTTTTATGTCTACTAATTGTGTTTTGAAAGGGAATGATACTTTTGAAATGGCAATAGCAGTAGCACCAGTTACATCATGGCGTTTTTACGACAGCATATACACTGAGCGTTATATGCAAACACCTCAAGAAAATGCTAGTGGTTATGACGATAACTCGCCATTTAATTATCCAGAACTTTTAAAAGGTAAATATTTATTGGTACATGGTACTGGCGATGACAATGTGCATGTGCAAAACAGTATGCGTATGGTAGAGGCTTTAGTACAGGCAAATAAGCAATTTGATTGGTCTATATATCCAGATAAAAACCATGGTATTTATGGGGGTAATACGAGGCTTCATTTGTATACAAAAATGACAAATTTTATCAAAGCTAATTTATAA
- the surE gene encoding 5'/3'-nucleotidase SurE, protein MKKPLILITNDDGITAPGLRALVSYMKEIGDVIVVAPDSPQSGMGHAITIDNTLYSKKVKIDLDDDNTEEYSCSGTPADCVKLGLQEILKKKPDICVSGINHGSNSSINVIYSGTMSAAIEAGIEGIPAIGFSLCDFSWEADFSQAKKFIQNIVTEALENGIPPGVVLNVNIPKLHKKEIKGVKICRQARANWKEKFDKRVSPMGKEYYWLTGKFELLDKGEDTDEWALSKGYISVVPTQFDLTAHHAIQTLNNWNLK, encoded by the coding sequence ATGAAAAAACCTTTAATTTTAATAACAAATGATGACGGAATTACTGCACCTGGCTTGCGTGCATTAGTCAGTTATATGAAAGAAATTGGTGATGTAATTGTTGTTGCCCCAGACAGCCCCCAATCTGGCATGGGACACGCGATAACCATAGATAACACGCTGTATTCGAAAAAAGTCAAGATTGATTTAGATGATGATAATACAGAAGAATACAGTTGTAGTGGCACTCCTGCTGATTGCGTAAAATTAGGACTACAAGAAATTTTGAAAAAAAAGCCAGATATTTGTGTTAGTGGGATCAATCACGGATCAAATTCATCAATTAACGTAATTTATTCGGGTACAATGAGTGCTGCTATTGAAGCTGGCATAGAGGGTATTCCTGCAATTGGCTTCTCTTTGTGTGATTTTAGTTGGGAGGCAGATTTTAGTCAAGCTAAAAAGTTTATTCAAAATATTGTTACAGAAGCTTTAGAAAATGGTATTCCGCCAGGGGTAGTTTTAAATGTAAATATTCCTAAATTACATAAGAAAGAAATAAAAGGAGTGAAAATTTGCCGACAAGCACGAGCAAATTGGAAAGAAAAATTTGATAAAAGAGTTAGTCCTATGGGCAAAGAATATTATTGGCTTACCGGTAAATTTGAACTTTTAGACAAAGGTGAAGATACCGACGAATGGGCACTTTCAAAAGGATATATATCTGTTGTACCAACTCAATTTGATTTAACTGCGCACCACGCCATACAAACTTTAAATAACTGGAATTTAAAATGA
- a CDS encoding ComEC/Rec2 family competence protein, translated as MQLLKFVPIKLTLFLIAGILFGHYFILPLPITISIVAIGFTFLLFLFKLKQTANSIYFGITALLLMFFIGVTAITIANPKNLDLHYINNNNNQPREVHIKIIDILKPTLYSKKYIGEVLSIDRKESRGNILLNIIKDTTTIDLKVDDEFITFKKFSPLTPSLNPHQFNYKEYLEGLAIYNQINSNAGELIKLSDSNSTIYGIASNLRSKIIESLKKQNFGKEELTVIQALLLGQRNDLSETTYTDYKNAGAVHILALSGLHIGILLYILQFLLQPIERIKSGKKIKLALIVLLLWGFALLAGLSASIVRAVTMFSFLAYAKYLNRPTNTFNILALSLFFILLINPTYLFQVGFQMSYAAVFAIVWIYPMLQNLWFPKNLIARKIWQLLSISAAAQLGVLPISLFYFHQFPSLFFISNLIIIPFLGLILGYGIVVIILSIWNIPINIITDTYNDIIHLMNAIVKWIAKQENFIIKEISFDAVQLFLVYIAVVLLISTFQKVKFKKTVALLFSILLLQTWSIYNCFRASNKESLYVLHRSKNTALIYQKGTDVHLLSNTPTSFIKITKTYATEERAEMIIIDSLKNSYTYGSSNLYIIDSTTVYPFIKQMNIILTQSPKINLEILIDSIQPRLIITDGSNYKSDVLRWKETCKKRKLPFHYTGEKGAYYFNLKK; from the coding sequence ATGCAATTATTAAAATTTGTGCCAATTAAATTGACACTTTTTTTAATTGCAGGAATTTTATTTGGTCACTATTTTATATTACCTCTACCTATAACAATTAGCATTGTAGCTATTGGCTTCACCTTTCTTTTATTTTTGTTCAAGCTAAAACAGACTGCTAATTCTATTTATTTCGGAATAACAGCGCTTCTACTAATGTTTTTTATTGGGGTTACAGCTATAACCATAGCTAATCCAAAAAATCTCGACCTTCATTACATAAATAATAATAACAACCAACCGAGAGAAGTACATATTAAAATTATTGATATACTGAAACCAACATTATATTCAAAAAAATATATCGGAGAGGTTTTATCGATTGACAGAAAAGAAAGCAGAGGAAATATATTACTAAACATCATTAAAGACACTACAACAATTGATTTAAAAGTAGATGATGAATTTATCACTTTTAAAAAATTCAGCCCTTTAACCCCTTCTCTAAATCCTCATCAATTTAATTATAAAGAATACTTAGAAGGTCTTGCTATTTATAATCAAATAAATAGTAATGCAGGTGAGCTCATAAAATTATCAGACTCAAATTCCACTATTTACGGCATTGCATCAAATTTAAGATCTAAAATAATTGAAAGCCTTAAAAAACAAAACTTCGGTAAGGAAGAACTTACTGTTATCCAAGCTTTACTTTTAGGTCAAAGAAATGATTTAAGCGAAACAACATATACAGATTACAAAAATGCTGGAGCTGTTCATATTCTGGCATTATCTGGCCTACACATTGGTATTTTACTTTACATACTCCAGTTTTTGTTACAACCTATTGAAAGGATTAAAAGTGGTAAAAAAATAAAATTAGCTCTAATAGTACTCTTATTATGGGGCTTTGCATTACTAGCAGGATTATCCGCATCAATTGTTAGAGCTGTAACCATGTTTTCTTTTCTTGCTTATGCCAAATATTTAAACAGACCAACAAACACATTTAATATTTTAGCGCTGTCTCTATTTTTCATCTTACTTATAAATCCCACTTACCTATTTCAAGTTGGTTTTCAAATGAGTTACGCCGCAGTTTTTGCAATTGTGTGGATATATCCAATGCTACAAAATTTATGGTTTCCTAAAAATTTAATAGCACGAAAAATATGGCAACTTTTAAGTATTAGTGCTGCCGCCCAATTAGGCGTATTACCTATAAGTTTATTTTATTTTCATCAATTTCCAAGTTTATTTTTCATATCCAACCTTATTATTATTCCATTTCTAGGGCTTATACTTGGTTATGGAATTGTTGTAATCATATTGTCAATATGGAACATCCCAATTAATATCATTACAGATACCTATAACGATATTATACATTTAATGAATGCTATCGTTAAATGGATTGCAAAGCAAGAGAACTTTATTATTAAAGAAATTTCATTTGACGCAGTTCAATTATTTCTAGTATACATAGCTGTAGTATTATTAATTTCAACATTTCAAAAAGTAAAATTTAAAAAAACTGTCGCTTTACTTTTTTCAATATTGCTCTTGCAAACTTGGAGTATTTACAATTGTTTTAGAGCATCAAATAAAGAATCTCTTTACGTATTGCACAGGTCTAAAAACACAGCCTTAATATACCAAAAAGGAACTGATGTACATTTATTAAGCAACACCCCTACCTCTTTTATTAAAATCACCAAAACTTACGCCACTGAAGAAAGGGCTGAAATGATAATTATAGACTCTTTAAAGAATAGTTATACTTATGGTTCATCTAATTTGTATATCATTGACAGCACTACTGTTTATCCTTTTATAAAACAAATGAATATTATACTTACTCAATCACCTAAAATAAATTTAGAAATACTGATTGACTCTATTCAACCTAGATTGATTATTACTGATGGTAGTAATTATAAAAGCGATGTGCTACGCTGGAAAGAAACCTGTAAAAAAAGAAAACTCCCTTTTCACTATACTGGTGAAAAGGGAGCTTATTATTTTAATTTAAAAAAGTAA
- a CDS encoding carboxy terminal-processing peptidase — protein MKNKLAYALLMMLFAVASCSFTNKSFENDDKDKLLLDLITYVLEKGHYQPKDINDDFSVEVFEDFIDGLDPTKRYFLESDIQDFEQFKFQIDDQIKNTDIAFFNAVYERLMVRMNEAKSIYKEVLSESFDYKTKELIDIDYDKQPFVSSRKELKERWRKQLKYATLGNYDSKIMKEDDEDSKKMSSKEAEKEARADTEKTLDEFFDFVADLDRKDWFVQYINTIVEEFDPHTFYFAPEEKEKFDTRMSGKFEGIGARLQKRKEGIKIVEIISGGPVWRDQQIEVGDEILKVGQHTEPPVSIVGMRLDDAIKLIKGAKGTVVDLTMRKVDGSVEVISITRDVVELEETFAKSANIIKDDQKFGIINLPQFYVSFDDYEGERNAASDVAKEVERLKEEGVQGLILDLRDNGGGSLKTVVEMAGLFIKEGPIVQVRSNDNQKEVHDDVDDRIQWDGPLVILVNELSASASEILAAAMQDYKRAVVIGSKQTFGKGTVQNVIPLERIVRSNEHGDLGAIKLTTQKFYRINGGSTQLEGVKSDVVVPDKYSYIDLGERDQQNPLAWDKISPADYTVWDGHIDYESTVKNSTKRMSGNSQIKLIEENAKWLKEQQDETAVSLNYDDYKQEEKINKERSKYFKTLSDYDSKLTFESLKYEEGLFVQDSVLREKRNRWHKDLAKDVYVEEAVNVLEDLKTNSIKNGKLASIKG, from the coding sequence ATGAAAAATAAATTAGCCTACGCACTTTTAATGATGTTATTCGCAGTAGCATCATGTAGTTTTACAAATAAATCTTTTGAAAACGATGATAAGGATAAGCTTTTACTAGACCTTATAACCTATGTTTTAGAAAAAGGACACTATCAACCAAAAGATATTAATGATGATTTTTCAGTTGAAGTTTTTGAAGATTTTATTGATGGTTTAGATCCTACTAAACGTTACTTTTTAGAAAGTGATATTCAAGATTTTGAACAATTTAAATTTCAAATTGATGATCAGATAAAAAATACAGACATTGCTTTTTTTAATGCTGTTTATGAGCGTTTAATGGTTCGAATGAACGAAGCTAAGAGTATCTATAAAGAAGTTTTGTCAGAATCGTTTGATTATAAGACAAAAGAACTTATCGATATCGATTATGATAAACAACCTTTTGTTAGTTCTAGAAAAGAATTAAAAGAAAGGTGGAGAAAGCAATTAAAGTATGCTACTCTTGGTAATTATGATTCTAAAATAATGAAAGAAGACGATGAAGATTCAAAAAAAATGAGTTCTAAAGAAGCCGAAAAAGAAGCTCGTGCTGATACAGAAAAAACATTGGATGAATTTTTTGATTTTGTAGCAGATTTAGATCGTAAGGATTGGTTTGTGCAGTACATTAATACAATTGTAGAAGAATTTGATCCTCATACTTTTTATTTTGCACCTGAAGAAAAAGAGAAGTTTGATACAAGAATGTCAGGTAAGTTTGAAGGAATTGGAGCAAGATTGCAAAAGCGTAAAGAAGGTATTAAGATTGTTGAAATAATTTCAGGAGGACCAGTATGGAGAGATCAACAAATTGAAGTTGGTGATGAAATACTAAAAGTAGGCCAGCATACAGAGCCGCCAGTTAGTATTGTTGGTATGCGTTTAGATGATGCTATTAAATTGATAAAAGGAGCAAAAGGTACCGTTGTTGATTTAACAATGAGAAAGGTTGATGGTAGTGTAGAGGTTATTTCAATAACTCGTGATGTCGTTGAGTTAGAAGAAACTTTTGCTAAATCAGCAAATATTATAAAAGATGATCAGAAATTTGGAATTATAAATTTACCTCAATTTTATGTGAGTTTTGATGATTATGAAGGAGAGAGAAATGCCGCATCAGATGTTGCTAAAGAGGTAGAGAGACTAAAAGAAGAGGGCGTTCAAGGTCTTATTTTAGATTTAAGAGATAATGGAGGGGGATCTTTAAAAACTGTTGTTGAAATGGCAGGTTTATTTATTAAAGAAGGTCCTATTGTTCAAGTTAGATCTAACGATAACCAAAAAGAAGTTCATGACGATGTTGATGATCGTATTCAATGGGATGGACCTTTAGTTATTTTAGTAAATGAATTATCTGCTTCGGCTTCTGAAATATTAGCAGCAGCAATGCAAGATTATAAAAGAGCTGTAGTTATCGGTAGTAAGCAAACATTCGGTAAAGGAACTGTGCAAAATGTAATTCCTTTAGAGCGTATTGTTCGAAGTAATGAGCATGGCGATTTAGGTGCTATTAAATTAACAACTCAGAAATTTTACAGAATTAATGGAGGATCAACTCAGTTAGAAGGTGTGAAGTCTGATGTAGTTGTGCCAGACAAGTATAGTTATATTGATTTAGGTGAGCGTGACCAACAAAACCCATTAGCTTGGGATAAAATATCACCTGCTGATTATACTGTTTGGGATGGGCATATTGATTATGAAAGTACAGTGAAAAATAGTACTAAGCGTATGTCGGGTAATTCTCAAATTAAACTTATTGAAGAGAACGCAAAATGGTTAAAAGAACAGCAAGATGAAACTGCAGTTTCTTTAAATTATGACGATTACAAACAAGAAGAAAAAATAAATAAAGAAAGATCTAAGTACTTTAAAACACTTTCAGATTACGATTCTAAATTAACTTTCGAATCATTAAAATATGAAGAAGGCTTATTTGTGCAAGATTCAGTTTTAAGAGAAAAACGTAACCGTTGGCATAAAGATTTAGCTAAAGATGTTTATGTAGAAGAGGCTGTTAATGTTTTAGAAGATTTGAAAACAAA
- a CDS encoding peptide MFS transporter: protein MKNTIKTFEEQEMFGHPKGLFYLFFAELWERFSFYGMRALLTLYMVDVVFEALSTRDFAAAAVYASYGSLVYASTVIGGRISDKILGMRNSVFLGGILMAFGHFVLAVENNYAFFIALALIVVGNGFFKPNISTFVGSLYKEDDIRKDSGFVIFYMGINIGGFVAPLLCGWLGREYGWHYGFGLAGIGMMLGLIAFWSGIKKNVFGDRGLPPTETILDKPILGVKQGIMIPVLAVASVPLIAYLLSSYKALGEKGSFLEDDNIVNIIFYVIAVAIGLFLLKILVEATAEERKKLIVAILITFFITIFWGFHELSGSIITLFAARNVNLTFIDASQTNALNSMYIIILSIPISMMFTYLKKKKLDPRTPYKFGLGLAFAGISFLILSMSSGSADENGMVPFSYLLIMYFLISIGELFMSPVGLSKITDLSPKRIVAFMMGIWFLASAFAFQIVGFIGKQLAIESTDKNVGGLETLGIYTDGFGLVAKYALGAAAIVLIASPLIKKLMGKVH, encoded by the coding sequence ATGAAAAATACCATTAAAACCTTTGAAGAGCAAGAAATGTTCGGGCACCCCAAAGGCCTGTTTTATTTGTTTTTTGCAGAGCTGTGGGAACGATTTAGTTTTTATGGAATGCGAGCGTTACTTACGTTGTACATGGTTGATGTTGTTTTTGAAGCTCTTTCGACAAGAGATTTTGCAGCAGCAGCCGTATACGCATCTTATGGGTCTTTAGTTTACGCATCTACAGTTATTGGTGGTCGTATTTCTGATAAAATATTAGGAATGAGAAATTCCGTCTTTTTAGGTGGAATACTAATGGCATTCGGGCATTTTGTTTTAGCAGTAGAAAATAATTATGCGTTTTTTATAGCTCTAGCGCTAATAGTTGTAGGTAATGGTTTTTTTAAGCCAAATATTTCAACCTTTGTAGGTTCTCTTTATAAAGAAGATGATATCCGTAAAGATTCTGGTTTTGTTATCTTTTATATGGGTATTAATATCGGTGGTTTTGTAGCTCCGTTACTTTGTGGATGGCTTGGTAGAGAATATGGCTGGCATTATGGTTTTGGACTTGCCGGAATTGGTATGATGCTAGGTTTGATTGCTTTTTGGAGTGGAATTAAGAAAAATGTTTTCGGAGACAGAGGTTTACCACCGACAGAAACTATTTTGGATAAGCCAATATTAGGAGTAAAACAAGGAATAATGATTCCTGTTTTAGCAGTTGCTTCTGTTCCTCTTATAGCTTATTTACTTTCGTCTTATAAGGCTTTAGGTGAGAAAGGTAGTTTTCTTGAGGATGATAATATTGTAAACATAATCTTTTATGTTATAGCGGTAGCAATAGGTTTATTTCTATTGAAAATATTAGTAGAGGCTACTGCAGAAGAACGTAAAAAGCTTATTGTGGCTATTTTAATAACTTTTTTCATTACAATTTTCTGGGGCTTTCACGAGCTTTCAGGTAGTATTATTACATTGTTTGCAGCGCGTAACGTTAATCTAACTTTTATAGATGCTTCGCAAACTAATGCATTGAACTCAATGTATATTATAATTCTATCTATTCCTATTTCAATGATGTTTACTTATTTGAAAAAGAAAAAATTAGACCCACGTACTCCATATAAATTTGGTTTAGGATTAGCTTTTGCAGGTATAAGTTTCTTAATACTATCAATGAGTAGTGGAAGCGCAGATGAGAATGGGATGGTTCCGTTTTCTTATTTATTAATCATGTACTTCTTAATTTCTATAGGTGAATTATTTATGTCTCCTGTAGGGTTATCTAAAATAACAGATTTATCTCCAAAGCGTATTGTAGCATTTATGATGGGTATTTGGTTTTTAGCATCAGCATTTGCTTTTCAAATCGTAGGTTTCATTGGTAAGCAATTAGCTATTGAGAGTACAGATAAAAATGTAGGTGGTTTAGAAACTTTAGGTATTTATACTGATGGGTTTGGGTTGGTTGCTAAATATGCTCTTGGAGCGGCAGCTATAGTACTAATAGCATCACCGTTAATAAAAAAATTAATGGGAAAAGTACACTAG
- the lpxB gene encoding lipid-A-disaccharide synthase: MKYYIIAGEASGDLHGSNLIKALKNKDVNADIRCWGGDLMQDAGGTLAKHYKELAFMGFLEVVANIGTIFKNISFCKKDIQLFNPDVIVFIDYSGFNLRIAKWAKQEGFKTNYYIAPQIWASRESRIEKIKSTIDKMYVTLPFEKKFYEEKHNFQVNFVGHPLIDAIHNTPKINEVAFRKEYNLDLEKPIIALLPGSRKQEVSKMLTVMLSITSDFKKYQFVIAGAPSLDLDFYNPFLKNSQINLISNKTYALLQASHAALVTSGTATLETALFKVPQVVCYKGNWISYQIAKRIITLKYISLVNLIMDKEVVKELIQDDLTTANLKKQLTKILEPKHRVELLDNYDLLEKKLGGKGASENVAELIYTNLNK, encoded by the coding sequence ATGAAATATTATATAATTGCAGGAGAAGCATCAGGGGATTTGCACGGATCTAATCTGATAAAAGCATTAAAAAATAAAGATGTTAATGCTGATATTAGATGTTGGGGTGGTGATTTAATGCAAGATGCTGGTGGAACTTTGGCTAAACATTATAAAGAGCTTGCCTTTATGGGTTTTCTTGAGGTAGTTGCTAATATTGGAACTATTTTTAAAAATATTTCTTTCTGCAAAAAAGACATTCAACTTTTCAATCCTGATGTTATAGTATTTATAGATTATTCTGGCTTTAATCTTCGAATTGCAAAATGGGCAAAACAAGAAGGTTTTAAAACCAACTATTATATTGCCCCTCAAATATGGGCATCAAGAGAAAGTAGAATTGAAAAGATAAAAAGTACAATTGACAAAATGTATGTTACTCTGCCTTTTGAAAAAAAATTCTATGAAGAAAAACATAATTTTCAAGTAAATTTTGTGGGTCATCCATTAATTGATGCAATACACAACACACCTAAAATAAATGAAGTAGCTTTTAGAAAAGAATATAACTTAGATTTAGAAAAGCCTATTATTGCGCTTTTGCCCGGAAGCAGAAAACAAGAAGTATCTAAAATGCTGACTGTAATGCTATCAATCACTAGCGATTTTAAAAAATACCAATTTGTAATTGCAGGAGCACCAAGTTTAGATTTAGATTTTTACAATCCCTTTTTAAAAAATTCTCAAATAAATCTAATTTCAAATAAAACATACGCCTTATTACAAGCCTCGCATGCGGCACTTGTAACTAGCGGAACAGCTACCTTAGAAACTGCTTTATTTAAAGTGCCACAAGTTGTTTGCTATAAAGGTAATTGGATTTCTTACCAAATAGCTAAACGTATAATTACATTAAAATACATTTCACTTGTTAATTTAATAATGGATAAAGAGGTTGTAAAGGAATTGATACAAGATGACTTGACTACTGCAAATTTAAAAAAACAGCTTACTAAAATTCTAGAACCTAAACATAGAGTTGAATTATTGGACAACTATGATTTGCTTGAGAAAAAACTAGGTGGCAAAGGTGCCAGCGAAAATGTTGCTGAACTTATTTACACTAATTTAAATAAGTAG